Proteins encoded by one window of Nicotiana tabacum cultivar K326 chromosome 10, ASM71507v2, whole genome shotgun sequence:
- the LOC142165243 gene encoding uncharacterized protein LOC142165243: MLDKDPKNKKNIWVKWEPPKNNNYKLNIDGPAAGNPGKGGLGGIFRNASGNWVLGYMGSIQYTTNTQAELLAVLKGLQIAEERQFTPLEINTDSTEVIRMLINGNLHFDSFIHECRSIVQRLGVVVVKHSYRETNKVADMLAKEGTNRNFLEDVFVTTVPPVFVNHLFWADIAGTVFERQIIDCNIANDSLIVGYLIYPPINIPSVNPNG, from the coding sequence ATGTTGGATAAAGAccccaaaaacaaaaagaatatcTGGGTAAAATGGGAGCCACCAAAAAATAATAACTATAAGCTCAACATTGATGGACCTGCTGCAGGAAATCCTGGAAAGGGAGGGCTGGGAGGAATCTTCAGAAATGCAAGTGGAAATTGGGTACTCGGCTATATGGGTTCAATCCAATACACCACTAACACTCAAGCAGAATTGCTAGCAGTTCTAAAAGGACTGCAAATTGCAGAAGAAAGACAGTTCACACCTTTGGAAATAAATACTGACTCAACAGAGGTAATTAGAATGCTAATCAATGGAAACCTCCATTTTGACTCATTTATTCATGAATGCAGGTCAATCGTCCAAAGACTAGGTGTCGTGGTGGTGAAACACAGCTACAGGGAGACCAACAAAGTTGCTGATATGTTGGCTAAGGAGGGCACTAACAGAAATTTTCTTGAGGACGTTTTTGTAACAACAGTTCCTCCGGTGTTTGTCAATCATTTATTTTGGGCAGACATCGCAGGAACTGTGTTTGAAAGACAAATTATAGATTGTAATATTGCTAACGATAGCCTAATAGTGGGGTATCTAATATATCCACCCATAAACATTCCGTCTGTAAACCCTAATGGgtag